The region ATGCCGAGGAGGCGGGATTGAACATGGATGAGGCCTTGAGGCCGACCACTCTTGCCGATCCGGTGCGCGCCATGCATGAGGTGTCGCACGATCTTACATTGGGTGCCGCGTTGCCGCTGGAATACGGCGGTGAAACCACGGCATGGCAGATCGAAATCACATTGCGTTCTCTGGTATATGCCGCCGCAGCCGTGGTGTATGGGACCGATACGTCTGGCGAACCGGCGTGGCCGGACCGTTCCACCCGCAACATCATGGCGATGTGGGGACAGGCGCTCGCCGATGTGGCGGCCATTCGCCATGCCGACGATGATACGCGACTTGCGATGCATGGGGAAGCTTCCCGCGTCGAATGGTTGTTGAAATGGCAGTTGTTGGAGAAGCTGCGGCGCAAAATCGGCTCTGGCTGGGGTGATGCGCGCATCGCGGCCGTTGACTTGAAATGGGCTGCGATAGATCCCGCCGATTCAATTTTCGATCGGTTGCGTGCCCAAACGGAACGTCTGGTCACGGACGAGCAGTTGGAACAGGCTTCGGTTGAAGCGCCATCGACTACTCGTGCGTGGTTGCGTGCTGAGATTATTCGTCGTTTCCCTGAGCAGGTCGTGGCCGCATCGTGGTCTCATCTTACCGTGCGTCATCGAACGATTAGTGATAATACCGTGGAGAATCCGATGGTCTCATTGGATATGTCGGACCCTCTGAAATACGGCAAATCTCAATGTTCTGGCTATTGTGAACGTCTCCAAGATGCGGCGTCGATTTTGGAAATGTTACGGTGAAATGCAATCTGTGCGGGTAACATTACCATCAATTGGTCGCGAAGAACGACCATTGACAACAGGTAACATCATCCCGGTATTTTTAGGAGAGAGGACGTGCCGGGACTGTACAGAGGAAACGAAAAGGCATATCTATGGAACTGAGGCAAATCGCCCTCGAAGTCGCCCGCATCCTGCAGGACGCAGGCAAGCATGCGTTGAACGACCAGACGAATCCGCACGACATGAGAAGGCTGGAAGTGTCCGAAGACTGCTTCCACTTCACTTCAAACACCGACGAGCGCCTACAGCAGTTCATCAGCAACCGTCTGACCTATGTCGACGTGTTCGATGGCTTCTGGCAGCTGAGACCGGAGCAGTGCTATCCCGGCCAACGATACTGGTGCGTGGGCGGCATCGACGGCGTGATCAATTTCGCACGCAACATGCCGGAATGGACCATCACCGTGACATTATTCGAATTCAACGAACAGTGCTCCGCACAGCCGATCCTTTCGATCGTGCACGCTCCGGCGCTGGGATTGACGTATCTTGCGGTGCGTGGATCCGGTGCGATCCGTATTCGTAAGACCCCATTGGGAGACAAACGCGAGAAAATCATTCCTTCCACCACGTCGTCCCTCGATGGTTCGGTGGTGAGTTTCGGCATGTCTCCGGTGTCGTCCGAATCACAGCGCGCGCTCGATGTGGTGGCGAAGATCGCCGGGCGTCCTGCCGATATTAAACGTGTCGGCCCGGCGTCCCTTGATTTGTGCAAGGTGGCCGATGGCACGTACGACGCGTATTTCGAACCGCACTTGCATGAGTGGGACGTGCCTGCCGTGTCTGCCGGTGCCGTGGTGATTTGGGAGGCGCAAGGCCATCTGACTCAGTGGAACGGCGAAGGCGTTCACTGGCGTCAGGAGAACGATGTGGTGGCCACCAACGGCCTAATCACCAACGATTTGAGCCAGTATTTGGCATAGTGTTGCATGCTGCGCCACACCTGATATAAGGTGTGGCGCAGCATTTTTTGTAGGTTTGCAACCGGAAGTTACAGGGAGGAATGCCATGCCTCAGGAATTTGACCAGGCTCAATCCGCATCCGCAGGCCAAGAGGTGGGCGACATTGTCGAATCCGCCGGCGTGCAAGTCGACGGAACCACTGATGCGTTGGATGCCGTGCTTGACGACATCCAATCGGTGCTTGAGTCCAATGCCGAGGAATATGTCGGTAGTTTCGTGCAAAAAGGCGGCGAATGATGCCACAGCTGCGAGACAGCGGCAATCATTCCTCGTCTCCGCTTGATGCGGGAACATTGCGTGAGGTTCATTCTTTCGCCCGTATTTTCGGCATTGAAACCGAATACGGCGTCAGTGTTACCGGTGCGGATGCGCCATGCGACGCCAGCCAGACGGCAATGATGATGTTCCAACCGATCATTGCCTCCGCGCGATCGACCAATACGTATATTGAAAACGGTTCGCGACTGTATCTTGATGTCGGATCGCATCCTGAATACGCCACGTCCGAGGCCTGCGATCCCATGGATGCTCTGGCCGTGGATGCTGCTGGCGAACTGGTGATGCGCGACCTTGCGTTGGACGCCCAGCAGAGGCTCCGTTCCACTCATGGGGCGCATGCCACAGTGCATGTGTTCAAAAACAACGTGGATTCCGCGGGGCATTCGTTCGGTTGCCATGAAAACTATCTGGTACGTCGATTTGTGCCGTTGGAAGTCATTGAACATGAATTGCTGCCGTTCCTGATTACCAGGCAGCTGTTCACTGGTGCCGGGCGCGTAACGAAATCGGGTTTCCAGATCACGCAGCGCGCCGATTTTCTGGATGAGGCCGTTTCATCGGCGACCACAAGATCGCGTCCAATGGTCAACACCAGGGACGAGCCGCACGCCGATCCTGACGCTTTCCGCAGACTGCACGTGATCATAGGGGATTCGAATCGTTCCCAATGGGCCACGATGATGAAGCTTGCCACCACGCATCTGGTGTTGTGCGTCATCGAACAGGCGGGACGTGAAGGGCGTGAGTCGGGATTCTCACGTTTCGCGTTCGCGGATGCCAGCGCCGCCAATCGTGCGGTCAGCCGCGATATGAGCGGCGTGACTGCTTCGTTCGACATGGCCGACGGATCGACGTTGCAGGGTGGTGCCGTAGCCATGCAGGAACGTTATCTGCAGGCTGTGGAACAGTTCGTGGATGAGCATCCGGAAGTGGCTTCGTCGTTGCCGCGCACCGATGTGCACGATGTGATTCGTCAGTGGCGCAATGCGTTGGAAATATTCCGTTCCGGCAATGTGGATGCCTTGAGCGACAAGGTGGACTGGGTATGCAAGCATCGCCTGTTCGAAGCGCTGCGTACCCGTTCCGGTGGGAATATTACACAGCGCAAATTGGAGCAACTGGATTTGGATTATCATGACGTGGCCAATGGTGCGTTGTATGACTCGTTGCTTCGTCGTGGGACTTTGCACTCATTGATTGGCGATTGGCAGGCTCAGGAGGCCCGCACCACGCCTCCGGCAGACACGCGTGCCGCATTGCGTGGTAGGTTTGTCGGCGCGGCCAAGGCATATGGCGCGCAGTATTCCTGTGATTGGACCAGATTGTCGTTGCAGTCGCCGCAGAAGATGGACATGGTCTTGCTTGATCCATTTCAATGTGAAGGGAACGAGGATTTCCAAGCCATGCTTGATGCTTTGGCATAAAGGTGAAGGCAGATGGTCTGCATGCATCTACGAGAGTGGGGCGCGGTCGAGGTTTATGGACCGTGCCCCACTCTCGTATTTGTGTTCCGCTATTTCGTTACGTGATTCTAAAGCGGTTAGTGTCGCTAGGCCGATCTAAGTCAGGCTTCACCGCGGTATTTCGCCATCATCTGCGATTGCAGCTGCTGCGCGCTTGGTGGCGTCCATGTAATGGCGTCCGCACCTGCTTCGATAGTGGCGAGAATGCGTTCTTCGGAACCGCCTCCTGATGCGAGAATCGGGATTTCCGGATGGTGCATGCGGATGCTTGCCACAACCTGAGCGGTGCGTGCGCCTGCCGCCACATTGATGATGGCCGCGCCAGCAAGGATCTTACATTCGGTGGTCTCATCGTCTTCCGTGACTGTGGCGATGACTGGAATATCAACCATCAGCATGGTGGTTTCGATGGTTTCCGCAGGAGCGGGCGCATTGATGACAACGCCTGCCGCGCCTTGCATTTCGGCCACCATGGCCAATTCGGCCACACGTGGACCTGTGGTGGTGCCACCGCCCACTCCTACGAACAACGG is a window of Bifidobacterium catenulatum DSM 16992 = JCM 1194 = LMG 11043 DNA encoding:
- a CDS encoding inositol monophosphatase family protein; the encoded protein is MELRQIALEVARILQDAGKHALNDQTNPHDMRRLEVSEDCFHFTSNTDERLQQFISNRLTYVDVFDGFWQLRPEQCYPGQRYWCVGGIDGVINFARNMPEWTITVTLFEFNEQCSAQPILSIVHAPALGLTYLAVRGSGAIRIRKTPLGDKREKIIPSTTSSLDGSVVSFGMSPVSSESQRALDVVAKIAGRPADIKRVGPASLDLCKVADGTYDAYFEPHLHEWDVPAVSAGAVVIWEAQGHLTQWNGEGVHWRQENDVVATNGLITNDLSQYLA
- a CDS encoding dioxygenase is translated as MSDEQENAPEANGPKPIRIGKRSLFTPSEAVAVEQHSVTPHVSRTRYGTARIEGRLSSPNARVPAVISQHCGGITVKGHTLKSFAYTTDAVIIRNTNANAILAVYPFTGEPVITQALLTVAQMPLFVGVGGGTTTGPRVAELAMVAEMQGAAGVVINAPAPAETIETTMLMVDIPVIATVTEDDETTECKILAGAAIINVAAGARTAQVVASIRMHHPEIPILASGGGSEERILATIEAGADAITWTPPSAQQLQSQMMAKYRGEA
- the pafA gene encoding Pup--protein ligase, encoding MPQLRDSGNHSSSPLDAGTLREVHSFARIFGIETEYGVSVTGADAPCDASQTAMMMFQPIIASARSTNTYIENGSRLYLDVGSHPEYATSEACDPMDALAVDAAGELVMRDLALDAQQRLRSTHGAHATVHVFKNNVDSAGHSFGCHENYLVRRFVPLEVIEHELLPFLITRQLFTGAGRVTKSGFQITQRADFLDEAVSSATTRSRPMVNTRDEPHADPDAFRRLHVIIGDSNRSQWATMMKLATTHLVLCVIEQAGREGRESGFSRFAFADASAANRAVSRDMSGVTASFDMADGSTLQGGAVAMQERYLQAVEQFVDEHPEVASSLPRTDVHDVIRQWRNALEIFRSGNVDALSDKVDWVCKHRLFEALRTRSGGNITQRKLEQLDLDYHDVANGALYDSLLRRGTLHSLIGDWQAQEARTTPPADTRAALRGRFVGAAKAYGAQYSCDWTRLSLQSPQKMDMVLLDPFQCEGNEDFQAMLDALA
- a CDS encoding ubiquitin-like protein Pup, which encodes MPQEFDQAQSASAGQEVGDIVESAGVQVDGTTDALDAVLDDIQSVLESNAEEYVGSFVQKGGE